One genomic region from Solwaraspora sp. WMMD792 encodes:
- a CDS encoding aldehyde reductase has product MSGEQVLVTGGSGFVGAHCVVRLLLQGYRVRTTVRSAGRAADVRTMLQTGGAEPGDALSFAVADLTADDGWAEAVAGCDYVLHVASPVPLAEPRDENELIAPARDGVLRVLGAARTAGVKRTVLTSSIATVKHGHPADKRLFTEQDWTDPEQGRVSAYAKSKLLAERAAWDFVRKDGQGMELVVVNPVGIFGPALGPDKSLWSEQIDRMLTGRQPVLARIHIGVVDVRDVADLHVRAMTDPAAAGERFLASAGTMSMRDIAVLLRTRLGDEADRVSTRVLPDWAVRLAARFSPRIAFVLPELGAVREASSEKARRMLGWQPRPAEEAVIDMANSLIQR; this is encoded by the coding sequence ATGAGTGGTGAGCAGGTGCTGGTGACAGGAGGCTCCGGCTTCGTCGGGGCGCACTGCGTCGTACGACTGCTGCTGCAGGGGTACCGGGTGCGTACCACGGTGCGTTCGGCGGGTCGTGCCGCCGACGTACGCACGATGCTGCAGACGGGGGGAGCGGAACCGGGTGACGCGCTCAGCTTCGCCGTGGCCGACCTGACTGCCGACGACGGCTGGGCCGAGGCGGTGGCCGGATGCGACTACGTACTCCACGTCGCCTCTCCGGTGCCGCTGGCCGAGCCCCGCGACGAGAACGAACTCATCGCGCCGGCACGCGACGGGGTGCTGCGGGTGCTGGGCGCGGCACGTACGGCCGGGGTGAAACGTACGGTGCTGACGTCGTCGATCGCGACGGTAAAGCACGGTCACCCGGCAGACAAGCGGCTGTTCACCGAACAGGACTGGACCGATCCGGAACAGGGGCGGGTCTCCGCGTACGCGAAGTCGAAGCTGCTCGCCGAACGCGCCGCCTGGGACTTCGTGCGTAAGGACGGCCAAGGCATGGAGTTGGTGGTGGTGAACCCGGTCGGCATCTTCGGTCCGGCCCTCGGACCGGACAAGTCCCTGTGGTCAGAACAGATCGACCGGATGCTGACCGGACGCCAGCCCGTCCTGGCCCGGATCCACATCGGTGTGGTCGACGTACGGGACGTCGCAGACCTACACGTACGGGCGATGACCGATCCGGCGGCGGCCGGGGAGCGGTTCCTGGCCAGCGCCGGCACCATGTCGATGCGGGACATTGCGGTGTTGCTGCGTACCCGGCTCGGTGACGAGGCTGACCGGGTGTCGACGCGGGTGCTGCCGGACTGGGCGGTGCGTCTCGCCGCCAGGTTCAGCCCGCGGATCGCGTTCGTGTTGCCTGAGCTCGGGGCGGTACGCGAGGCGTCGAGCGAGAAGGCTCGTCGGATGTTGGGCTGGCAGCCCCGGCCGGCTGAGGAAGCCGTCATCGACATGGCGAACAGCCTGATCCAACGCTGA